The genomic region GGGCACAAATACCAGAGAGTTCCCCTTTCAGATACAGATTCCACAGGGGACATGCGATACAGATGGATATGCTGTCAAGGTTTGAATgatattatctttattattaatGTTCAAGCTCTCTCTATCTTTTTATAGatgacatattttaattgaCACGATATTGTATAATACTTACTGGGATGGAAAGGTAGCTAGCATGACAGTAttgtatatcaaaatatgtttcttgTCAACATTTTGGGTCGAGAATACTAGCTGCTTTTAAGATGTGCATATTTAAACGTGATctatcattttgtattatttaatgtACACTTTAATTGTcatggaaataataataaaacgacGACAAACTAATTATACAAACAGTTCTTATGGCCGTTTTTGTACATGGTTATTTTCAACGCAGGCAtcaacattttaacctactttAAGTAATTGGCTGAATACCATAGCTAGTCTTTAATTGGAAATGGGTATGAACGAGTTACTTAAGTAAcgtaaattatgtatttttgctgtaactttattttttgcgttaaagtttTAGTTGTCCTATGTATCTTCATTGCACTCtacaaaaaagtaaaacgaAAACGTGACGGACGGGTAACCCGGCTAGGTAAGTGTGGGGCGTTTACTTATGACTGTAaaaccatttttgttttaaacaactaTGGGCTTAACCATATACACATCTAGTTACTATCTAGTTTTCGTTCTTTAAAGGCGATTAACTATGATTATATTTCTTCACAGACTTCCGGGAGTGCCTGACTATCATTTCTTCCTATTTCCGCGAGAACAAGTGTGTCAAGTTTCTCAGGTAAATATAATATCACTCATAAAGATGTCAACTGTTCAAATCTTAGATatgattattgaaatatattatattacttAACACTTCTGTAAGTGGATGTTAGTttagattttgttttaagtagTGTGTAAATGAATCtctctaaatattttttatcctaTGTTGGACTGCAAAGTCTTACCGTCTTTTTATTCTAACAGAGAGTTTGTACGAGGATCCGGGCATCAATATACAGAATTACGAAGTGTTATAACTGAACGAGAAAACAACGAAGAAGTAATACATCAGTTGCGGGAAGAAATAGAACAGAAAGACAATAAGATACATGAACTTCAAGAAATAAATCGAGCAACTGAACTAGACAAACGTAATGCAGAGTTGGAAAAACAAGAAGCTTTAACAAGGTTAGTGGATATTTTTCCGTGAATGTCAATTATGGATGCAGCACCGGAAAAGGGAACCTGATGTATAATTTCTACCATGCCATTTTAAATAAGTTACTAGTATGTATATACGTGAATATCTGTCAAACAAAAAATTCCACCacttcattcaaaatatgttatctATCATTGCAGATTGAGCGAGTTGATGTCCGTAAAACTGCGAGACAACAATCCAAATATCGCAGATCTTAACGACCCTTACAGACCAACAAAGTTGGCTGAGATGTTTAGTGAATTGTACGACAACGAATGGACAGCCCTTTACACAGTATTAGAAGATTTGAAGCTCAAAGACAGACACATTATTAACTTCTGTCTTGACGTTTTCATGgtaacatttacaaacaatttcAACCTTTTTTTCACATTTCTCTGTTGTGAAGTAGCAGCACTTTAGgtctttaaattatatatattaacaacataatgctcaaaacaaattgacaaccaattctgtttttatactttcagCTGTCATTCACATTTTGCCAAACGGAACTTGAAGCTAACTGGCAGTTAGTTTCCAAATGGTATTTGGACGATGTAAGTTCAGGTATTTACAGTTTAtggtttttaaattacaaagcAAAACGTTAGTCTTGCTGTTATAACTTGTTACAACGAGCTATTAAAGGTTCATAAATAATCATTAACGTTTTCTATAcgtttttttcagaatttacCTAACAACCAAGCTGTGAAGAAGGCGTTAAAAGATGGTAGGAAGTCATTGGTTCAAAGTCTGGTTCTTGAAATGGAAAATGTAATAccttaataaatgaatgattgaatgaatgcaaaaatgaaatcattatttCACCAGTATCATTTACGTAGATGTTACAGCCATTTCTCtgtcttcatttttttgtcttcttttttaaaataaaaagtttaccTTTATTTGACAAGCAATATGTCTATTGTTCATTTCAGAAATTGTATATCTTGCTCTGTGATTTTTGCAAACTCGAAAGCCTTCAGTTTGTTTTGTCGAGCGGTGAAATGAAAGAATACGTGGCAGGTTGCGTAAAATTGAGTTTGATGATGAACGCGAACGATCCACCGGTGGCCATTGACTGTCCGGGCTGGGTTCCATGCATATCGCAGAAAGAGTCAATCTATCAGCCGAAACATGAAGAAGAATCCGATTTACACAAACAAGAAGTAAATGCACAAATTCCCTCCAACGTTGGAGGTGATGGCAGCAACCAGAATAGTACATTGGATCTTAAAGATAGGCTGGATTTCAACAAAGAACTGTTCAAAGAATACACTGTTCGAGGGAAATACGTGAAATTCTTCGTGTGGCCAGTGATGTACCTGCACAAGAACGGTCCGGTGTTGGCCAAGGGAATAGCTCAAGGTGACGAAGACAAAATGATATCAGATGATGACCACCGATGGGTGTGGTGGAAGACCTCcgatagtttgtaaataaaaacgAGTGTACTTAATAGTAAACTAATAGGGGTCAGAATTAAGTTCATTTTATATGCACGAGAAAGAATCCGCTTCGCACAAGACCTTGGTTCCTTATATATTACACTGTAAATTTGAAtctattgtttttatacatacTAGTATGTAAACGAATGTACCGTTTTATTAAATGTGTGTGTTAATTTATTCTTATTTGGTGGCTGAATTGGACGCACTGACACCGGATTGACAAACTCAagctattatttatttcatttaaaaaaaaaatcttataattctaAACTCATTTTACAGATATGTGAAAAAATCAAActtatgtttcataaatatgcactttgtactgtctaTATATTCTACAGTTTATAGACAGTACGCGgtgtatatttatgaaaacaaatattttttcaataatttgtcaCATTTCTGGCtttgttattttaagtttataagAATCATaagattttttatataaaaatataagtttcCGATGGCAGTGATTGGACGCCATCTTGATTGATTATGTGgctttataaaacaaatgtttattaagaTATCTAAATGTGATGCAAAATGAATTGTTGTGttaattgttatgttaaaacGAGATACATGAGCACAAAAACTAATGgtatttgcaacaaaaacaaattctatattcatttttttttgtcttggcgGCTAGTTTTGACGCCATGAAGGCCTAAATTTggtatgaaatatttaagaattcattAGTTTGCACTTAAGATTCATAATGGTATATGTTTTGCACAAGaactaaattaaaatttgatttgaatacATGTTGATTTGGGTAGTATTTGgtggccatcttggacgccatgtTGAGTGTCTCGATTTCCCAAGAAGTGGAACGAGGCCATCTTCCGGATTACTTAACTAGAGGGtctgaacaaatttaaaatCCTAAACATCTTTTATACACTCCATTGCAAGCTACTCGATTTCCGCTGCCGGATTATAAAGCCAAAATACATCAAACCATTCATTAAAAGTTGTTCCACGGAAATGTATCGAAACAAGCAATCATATATTTAACAAGAAGCATTTCATCAGTTTCTGATATCGTCCTGTTTGTGGAAGGACGT from Mya arenaria isolate MELC-2E11 chromosome 3, ASM2691426v1 harbors:
- the LOC128225831 gene encoding uncharacterized protein LOC128225831 isoform X1, translating into MGTTGHKYQRVPLSDTDSTGDMRYRWICCQDFRECLTIISSYFRENKCVKFLREFVRGSGHQYTELRSVITERENNEEVIHQLREEIEQKDNKIHELQEINRATELDKRNAELEKQEALTRLSELMSVKLRDNNPNIADLNDPYRPTKLAEMFSELYDNEWTALYTVLEDLKLKDRHIINFCLDVFMLSFTFCQTELEANWQLVSKWYLDDNLPNNQAVKKALKDGRKSLVQSLVLEMENKLYILLCDFCKLESLQFVLSSGEMKEYVAGCVKLSLMMNANDPPVAIDCPGWVPCISQKESIYQPKHEEESDLHKQEVNAQIPSNVGGDGSNQNSTLDLKDRLDFNKELFKEYTVRGKYVKFFVWPVMYLHKNGPVLAKGIAQGDEDKMISDDDHRWVWWKTSDSL
- the LOC128225831 gene encoding uncharacterized protein LOC128225831 isoform X2; the protein is MGTTGHKYQRVPLSDTDSTGDMRYRWICCQDFRECLTIISSYFRENKCVKFLREFVRGSGHQYTELRSVITERENNEEVIHQLREEIEQKDNKIHELQEINRATELDKRNAELEKQEALTRLSELMSVKLRDNNPNIADLNDPYRPTKLAEMFSELYDNEWTALYTVLEDLKLKDRHIINFCLDVFMLSFTFCQTELEANWQLVSKWYLDDNLPNNQAVKKALKDEIVYLAL